The DNA window CTATCGCTTCGCGCCGGGGAAGAGCATCGAGCAGGCGAAGGCGGACGTGCATGCGCTGGTGGCGGGGCGCGCGGAGGTGGAGATCTCCGATGCGTCGCCCAGCGGGCCGGTCGTCTCGGGCAATCCGTTGTTCAAGAAGCTGCTGGCCATCACCGGGTTGCCCGCGGCCTCGAAGCAGGCGTGGACGGATGTGGCGCGCTTCGGGGAGTGGGGCGTGGACGCCATCAACTACGGCCCGGGTGAGACGGCGCAGGCGCACCAGGCGAACGAGAGCGCGCCCATCGCTCCGCTGGCCGTGGCGTACGAGAAGCTGGCCGCGTTCCTCAAGGGGTGACGCGGAGCCGAGGCGCCAGGTGCCTCCCGAGTTCGAACATGAACACCGAGCCATCGGACCACCACCGGTGTGCCCGCCCCATATGACTTCAGGAGAGCCCCATGCCGACCATTCCTCGTAGCCCCTTGCTGCAGCCCCGCTCCACCCCTCCGATGCGTTCGAGCGACACCACGTCGTCGACTCCCGCGACGCCCGTTGTGTCCACCCAGGGCGTGCAGCCGAGTGCCTCGACGGGGTCCACCTCCAGCCCCGTGGCCTCCCAGTTCGACCAGGGCACTCCACTCCACTCGCCGACCTCCAGCCGCCCACCATCGACGACGCCGGAGCAACAGGCCGGATACAACTCCCGACGTGGCTCGCTGGGGTATGGCGCCTCGTCGGGCCAGGCCTCGGCGAGCAGCTCCCGGGCGGCCTCTCCGACGCGGACCGCGAACGCTTCACCCACTTCGCCGCTGGAGCGCCCCTGGACAACCAGGCCCGAGACGCAGGCGGTCATCAACACCATCATGGGCGAGATGGCGGGGTGCCAGCATGAGGATGTCGACCTGCTTCAGCACATCGCCCAGGGTTCTTCGCCGGACATCTCCCAGCACTCGGATGGAATCTGTCGAGCCCTGACGGAGCGGTGGATCACCATCTGCAGCACCGAGAGCGACCCCGAGGCCGCATCCGAGAAGTTTGGCAAGGCCATCAACCAGGAGCTCCCGGCGCTGCTGGGCCGACAGCTTGGACCCATCCGCGAGATAAAGGAGCTGCGAAGTCAGCAAAGCCAACTCACCGCGGAGGTGAAGGGCCATCACGAGGTGTTCAAGGGGAAGATCGCCTTCGCGGAGAATCTTTCCAGCTTGACCCCCGAACAGGCCGAAGTCATCCAGAAGGCCTCGGACGCTTTCAAGGCCGCCACGCAACCTCTTGTCGAGAAGGGTGCCCGACTCGTGGCGCAGTCGGAGGCGCTCAAGCAGTTCGCCCCGCATCTCGAGTGCACCCCGCTGGCCACGTCAGCTCCCCTGAGGAACATCGAGGCGGAGCTGGGAAAACATCTCATCCAGGGCGAAAACATGGTCGATGGGATGTATATGATTGGGCTCGAGTCGAGGAGCGGGGCGGGGCACGCGCTCGGAATCCAGATTGATAGCGAGGAAGGGGTGCTCAAGTTGATGGACCCAAACACTGGCGAGTTCCAGTGCGGACACCCCGAGGACCTCGTCAATCTCCTGATCGTGCACATCAACAAGATGGGCTACATGGGCAGCTACTCCAGCTTCTCCATGGACCGTTACGCCCCTCCCGCGTCCGCTTGAACCGAAGGACGGCTCCGCCGCCCACGGAAGTCCATCCGTGGGTGTGCGTCGGGCCTCGAACCGCGTCCCGCGGGGCTTCCTGGCCTGGCGTTTCGCCGAAGGGATGCCTGACCGGGCAGGGGGGCGCGCTCGACGTGGTGCCGGCGGGGCGCACCAGGACGGCATTGTTCGTGAGGCGTGAGGTCGTGCGCCGAAGGGCCTCCAGGAAAGGCGCGGAGCGACGCGAGAAGAGGTGCTCTCGTGGAGGGTTCGGTCCGCGCCGCGAGCACGCGAGCGTTTCCTGATGCGCAACCGCTGACGTGCCATTCGTCCGATGTCGTTCATCTTCTCGACGTGACGGCTCTCATCTCGCGCGAGCAGGCGTACTCTGTGGAGTGCATCGCTTGTCGTTCTCCCTCACTGGAGGAGATGGAATGATTCACGAGACCATCAATTCGGAAGTCACTGACGTCATGGCCCCCTCGGACCTGGGATTGGCCTCCGCCGTGTCAGCTTCGACGCGCAAGTCGCCCTCACGAAAGCGTCGGGCCGCGAAGAAGGGCGCTCGCCGCACCGGTGCTCGCGCGAAGAAGACGTCCTCTCGCCGTTCTTCCACCCGGAAGACCTCGGCTCGAGGCAAGACCACCGCTCGCAAGGCGTCCCGGAAGAAGGTCGCCGCGGGGGGCGCCCGCCGTGGCGCTCGCAAGGCCACCACGCGCAGGGCCGCGGCGGCGGGCCGCACCGCTCGCAAGGGCACCAGCCGCAAAGTCACCACCGCACGCGGTGGCGCTCGCAAGGGGGCACGGAAGACCACTCGTCGCACGACGCGCCGCTGAGACGCGTCGGCCCCAGGCGTTGGTTCGCGTGAGCATGACGCCGCGCTGAGGGCCTCGCGGTGATGAGCACACAACGGTTGTGAATGCTTGGGCGCGGATGCGTCGTCGCCCCTGAGGGCATCGCCATGTCCTCGGGGCTTCGGATGCGCTGACACACCCTGTAGAAATCACAGCCGGGGGCGTGGTGTTTCTCCGCGCCCCCGGCTGGCTTCAATGCTTCATGCGAATGAGGAACAAGTCACTCCGCGCGGGCGCTCGCCGGCCCGTGCCGAAGTCGGAGTCCCGATCCGTATGGCCGAACAACACGGTGTCTCCATCGGGCAGCACTCCGACGAAGCGAATCTCCTCCACGCCGTACAGCTCACCTCGCGCGCGCGGCGGGTCGGACAGATACAGGCGCAGCCCCTGCGATGCGCCGTTCGCGCCGTACCGGAGCGCCACCGGCTGCGCTGAACCCAGCCCATCCGGCCCGGACGCGCCATCCACGATGAGCGAGTACGTGAACCCCGCCACCACCAGCTCACCCGAGGGCTCCACCCCCAGCGCTCCGGCCTGAAGTCCGTCCCCCAGGTTCCTCGCCCAGCGCGGCTTGCCCGTCGCATCCGCGGCCACGAGGAAGGGGCTCGCCCGATACACGTGGCCCTGGAGCTTCGTCGTTCCCCACGACACCGTCCCGAGGAAGGAGCCCAGCGCCACCACCATGCCCTGGCCATCCACCCCCACATCGCGAACCATTCCGGTCGCCTGGGACAGCGGCTTCACCCAGGCGAGCTTCCCGTCGGGCGGGTACCGCGCCAGGAACGGACTGCCGTCCTTCGCGGACCCCACACGCTGTTCGCCGAAGCGAACCAGTCCGGCATAGCTCCCACCCACCACCAGGCTCCCCTCCGGCGTGAGCGCCAGGGTGGTGAGCGTCACCCGGGCGTCGCCCCCCTCGGGCTGGCCCACGGAGAGCGCCTGCTCCGCCTTGCCGTCCAGGGAGTACGTCACCACCACCGCGCCGGAGCCCTTCACGCCGCCACCGAAGTCCGTGGAGCCCGACGTGTTGAACGCGACGTGGGGCCGGCCCTGTCCATCCACCGCGATGTCCGCCACCGTGACATCCCGCCCTGGGACGGTGGCCGACCAGACCACGTTGCCCGCCCGGTCCAGCCGGACGACGAACGCGCCGTTGCCCAGGTCCAACGGGTCGAACTCCACGAGCCCTCGCGCGTCCACCGCGACGAAGGCCCCCTCCTCGGGGCCCGGCGCGATGCGCGCATTCACATCCGCGCGCAGGGAGACGGGCGTGTCCGCCACGCGCACCGAGTAGCTCCGCGTCCAGCGCTGCTCTCCCGTCGCCGCGCGCCGCGTGAGCACCAGCTTCACGGCGTTGTCCGTGGGCTGACGCTCCTGGAGGTCATCCAGTTCGTACTGCGCGACGGTGAGGACGTCGCCATGGGTGTCCACGGCCGCGCCCAGCGCCAGGTCGTCCTGGGCCGTCCCCTCGCGCCCGAGCCAGAGCGTGCTCCCCGTCGTCGCGGGAGGCGGCGGAGGAGGTGGCTCCATGGGAGGGGGCCCGCCCGCATCCGGAGGCTCCTGCGGGGGAGTCGTCGTCCCCGCGTCCTCTGGTGTCCCCGCGTCCTCCTCGGAGGGAGTCTCCTGGGAAGGACAATCCTTGCGCATCGCATCGGGACAGTTGCGAGGCTCCGAGTCCTCGGCCTCGCTACATCCCGTCACCCATCCCGCCCAGCCCAGTGCTGTCGCGAACGCGACAGTCTGAAACCACCGCCGCCCTGAATGCATGACATGCCTCCGCTCACGGAGGGTCTCCATGCCTGGAGGTGCCAGCAACGCCACGAACGGAGTCCGCCCGCCCGTTCGCCTCGAGGGATTCGCGTCCGGAATCCCCCAAGTCCCGCGCCCTGCCTGCTCCCGCGCCGTCCCCAACCTGGGGCACGCGCTTCCCATGTCGGGCCGCGTGCTCCCGGGCTGAGTGCTTCAGCGCCAGAAGCCGATGGACAAGCCCACGTTGCTGTAGCGGCTCGCCAGGTCGAAGGAGGCGCTGATGGACCAGTCCTCCCAGTAGCGCAGCACGAACACCTCGAAGCCGCCCGTGATGTGCGGACGAGGCCGCCGGCCGTCGAAGGGCGAGGGCTCCGCGTACACCCCCGCTCGCAGCCGAATCATCCCGGGCACGGTGTCGTGCTCCACGCCGAGCCGGGGGGCGAATGTCGTCGTATCACCCACGAACTCCTCGTCCGCGGTGGAGGCGAACGAGCGCAGGGGCACCGCGTTGTCCACGCTGGAGAGCAGGTCCACCTGCGCGCTGATGAGCCAGCGCCCCGCGGGCGCATCCCGAGGCTCCTCTTCGGGCACCGGCAGCGCATCCCCGTCGATGATGAGCTGGCGCCTGCTCGCGGGGGACAGCCGGTTGTAGCGCTCCGCGCCTTCGCCCAGCCGCCAGCTCGCGCCCAGGGAGAGCACGGCGGGAGACACGACCGCGCCGAACAGCGTCCTTCCCGCGAGCACCGGAGGCTGCTCTCCGTCGCGCCGCCAGTCCGCGACGACCTCGGGCCGGACGGTGACGCCCAGGCGCCACGGGCGGCCGTGGGGCCGGTACAGCATGTCGATGGCGACGCCCGTGTCGCCGTAGCGCCAGTCATCGCCGCCGGAGGACAACCGGAAGGAGGCCTGGGCCGCGTAGATGCCCAGCGCGAGGATGAAGTCGTCCTGTCCGAAGGACACCGCTCCGGCCAGCACGGACTGGGTCAGCGACACGCGGATGCGCTCGCTGTCTCCGGCGCAGGTGGCCGTCGCGCAGTACGCGACGACGCTGTTGCGCAGCGCGAAGCCGATGCCGAAGCGCTTGTACTGCAGCATCAACCCGCCGAGGAGCTGCCGCCGGTCCTGGCCTTCATCGGCGCGTCCGTCGTTGTCCACGTCGCGCGCGCGTCCACTGGTGAACGGCAGGTCGAGCCAGGACAGGGTGACGCCCAGGTCCCAGTCCTTGTCGAGCGCGGGGCCCCGGTGGGCGAGCGCGGCCAGGTTGCTGGGGAAGCCCGCGGCGCCCTCGGCGATGCCGACATACGCGCCGCCCAGCGACACCACGCGTGCCGAGCCCAGCAGTGCGCCGGGGTTGAAGTAGAGCCGCTCGGGGCGAGGCTGCACGGGCTCACCCTCCTGCGCTCGGGCAGGGGAGGTGAACACGAGTGCCAGGCTCACCGTGAACAGGCGGAGCCAGTCGCGCCACGGGACGGCGGTGCGCGGGAGGAAGGGGGCCACGTCGGAAGGACTCACCTCGGAGGCGCTCACTTCTGGGGGTTGACCTCGTCGAAGAGGCGGTCGGCTTCGGCGGCCAGCGAGGTGTCGCGCGAGGTGAGGCCGCCCGCGTCGTGGGTGACGAGCGCGAGGGTCACCTTGCGCCAGCGGATGTCGATGTCCGGGTGGTGGTCCGCGCGCTCCGCGGCGTGGGCCACGCGCTCCACGAAGGCGATGCCCGCGAGGAAGGAGGGGGCCTCGAAGGTGCGGCGAATCATCCCGCCTTCATGCTTCCACTCGGGATGCTGGGCGAGGAAGGACTGAAGCGCCTCGGGAGTGAGCTGGGTGAGCTGGGTGGCCATGAACACCTTCTTACCCGCTCTCGCGGCCGAGGACAGTCATCGTCTGTCATCTGCTGTCCGCGGGGGGCCCGATGTTTCACCGTCCAGGTGAAATGCTCCGAGTTGCGCGGAACCTCGCCGGTGGACGCAGCGGCGGGCCGCAACCGGAGCCACGAGGTTTGTGCTCACCGTCCGACCCAGCGGTGGACCCGCACCGGGAGGATTCCGGCCGGGCGGGGACGACTCACCCGGTGGGTGCTTCGAGTCGATGGGGGGATTCTCATCACTGGCCCGTGCGCCGCACCCACGCGAGCGAGCTTCTTGCCACTCCCCGGCGTATTCACATCAGACCTGTGTGCCGCTCCTGCGAGCTCGCGCGCGGAGCCGAGCGTGGCCGGACAGTCGCACGCAGACTCGCGTCGTCATGAACCCGGCGTGTCTCGGTCCCTCGCTCATGCTGAGCGGCCTACGCCCGCGCCACCGCGTGCTTCCACTTGCGCAGATGCCGCTCGCGAGCGTTGGCCTTCATCTTCGGCTCGAAGACCTTGTCTGCCTTCCGTGCGTGACGGATGGCGTCCGGGCTGGCGCACGAGCCGAGTGACTTACGTCCGCGCCACCGCGTGCCCCCACTTGCGCAGGCGCCGCTCGCGCGCATCGGCCTTCATCTTCGGCTCGAAGAGCCTGTCCGCCATCCACGCGCGGCGGATGGCGTCCCGGATGTCACACGTGCCGAGAGACCTACGCCCGCTCCACCGCGCGCTTCCACTTGCTCAGGTGTCGCTCGCGCGCATCGGCCTTCATCTTCGGCTTGAAGACCTTGTCCGCCTTCCACGCGCGGCGGATGGCGTCCGGGCTGTCCCAGACCCCCGCGCCCAATCCACCGAGGAACGCCGCGCCCAGGCTGGTCGTCTCCAGGTTGCGCGGGCGCACCACGGGGACACCCAGCAGGTCCGCCTGGTACTGCATCAGCAGGTTGTTGGCCGCCGCGCCGCCGTCCGCCTTGAACACGGGGATGTCTCGTCCGCTGTCGCGGCGCATCGCCTCCGCCAAATCGTGAATCTGCAACGCGATGCCCTCCAGCACCGCGCGCGCCATGTGCGCCACCGTGGTGGAGCGGTCCATGCCCGCGAACAATCCGCGCGCCTCCGGACGCCAGTGCGGCGCACCCAGGCCCGCGAGCGCCGGGACGAACACCACGTCCCCCGAGTCCTTCACGCTCGCGGCAAGCGCCTCGATATCCGGCGCCCGCTTGATGATCTTCAACCCATCCCGGAGCCACTGCACCGCGGCCCCCGCGATGAAGCTGCTGCCCTCCAGCGCATACGTGGTGGTGCCCGTGCCGCCCAGCCGCCACGCCACCGTGGTCAGCAGGCCCGCCGACGAACGCACCAGCTCCGTGCCCGTGTTCATCAACAGGAACGCCCCCGTGCCGTACGTGCACTTGGACTCGCCCGGCTCGAAGCACGCCTGTCCGAAGAGGGCCGCCTGCTGGTCGCCCGCCATGCCCGCGACGGGCACGCCATCCGGCAGGCTGCGCATGCCTCGCGTGGTGCCGTACACCTCCGCCGAGCCGCGAATCTGCGGCAGGCACGCTCCCGGCACCGACAGGAGCGAGCGCATCTCATCGCTCCACTGCAATGTCTTCAAATCCATCAACATCGTGCGGCTGGCATTGGACACGTCGGTGACGTGGGCCGTGCCGCCCGTGAGCTTGTAGACCAGCCACGTGTCGATGGTCCCGAAGCACACGTCGCCCCGCTCGGCGCGCGCACGGGCGCCCTTCAGGTGCTCGAAGAACCAGGTGAGCTTGGTGCCGGAGAAGTACGGGTCCACCACCAGCCCGGTGATGTCCCGCACGCGCGTCTCCACGCCCCGCTCCTTGAGCCGGCGGCACATCTCCGACGTGCGCCGGTCCTGCCAGACGATGGCGCGGTGCAGGGGCTTGCCGCTGTCCCGAGACCACAGGCCCGTCGTCTCGCGCTGGTTGGTGATGCCCACCGCGGAGATGTCCCGGCCGTGCAGCCCCGCGTCCTTCAGCGCGCGGGCGATACACCACTCGCTCGTGCTCCAGATTTCATCCAGGTCGTGCTCCACCCAGGACGGCTTGGGAAAGTGCTGGGTGAACTCCTTGTAGGAGCGGCCCACCACCTTGAGCTTCGAGTCGAGGATGGAGACATGGGTGCCAGTGGTGCCCTGGTCCAGGGCCAGGACGTACTTCGCCTTCGGCATGGGGTGGGTCCTCCCGAGGATGACGCGCGTTGGGAGGACCCTACTCCACGTCACCGTCCGGTGTAGATGCCGATGGCGCCCGGACGGGTGATGTTGTTCGCGCCGTCACGCGAGGCCCCGAAGCCCACCAGCACCACCCGCGAGTCCCCCGAGCCCACCACCTGGATGTCCCAGATGGGCTGGCTCGCCAGGCCCTTGAGCACCTTGTTGTGGGTGACGAAGCTGCCTTCCGTGTGCAGCCGCATCAGCCCCCGGCCCCACTGGTGGCCAATCCAAACGCTGCCATCGCGAGGGTCTCGCTCCAGCGAGGAGACGAAGCGCTCCGCGTCCCCCGTCAGCGCATGTCCCAGCACCTGCCCCGTGTCGCTCAGCTTCGCCAGGCCCCACGCGAAGCTGGACACCCAGACGGTGCCGTCCGGCATCAGGGCCATGTCGCTCACGACATCGTCCTTGCGCTGCTCCCGCGTGGGCGGAATGGGCTCGGCCACGGCATCCGGCCAGATGTCGATGCGGTTGGCCTTGTGCTTCTTCTCCTCGGTCTGCTTGCGCGCCATCTCGAAGTTCCAGGGCGCGCCCGTGCCCACATGGCCCACGGCGTTGGTCATGATGTGGAAAATCGAGCTGCGGATGGCCGTGCCCATCCACACGTCTCCATCCGGTCGCACCGCCACGCCCCAGACCGCGCCCGCCAGCCGGCTGTTGTCATCCTCCTCCGCGTCCGTGCCCTGCATCTGGATGGCCGGGTGGACGTGCTCCATGACGCCGAACTTGCAGCGCTGGCGTGGCTCGTTGTTCACCTCGTTGCCCTGCGCGTCACGCGTGACGTGGTTCCACGCGTTGGACACGCGGACCTGTGCGTTGGAGCACTCCTCGCCGCCCTGGTAGCTCGCCTCCCCCCAGGCGAGTCCGTGGTTCGCCGCGAACCACAGGCCGTCGGTGGCCTTGTCCCAGACGATGCGGTTCACCGTGCAGAGCTTCTCGCGGTGCCCATACCCAGGCACCGAGTGCGCGGGGGAATGGATGTCGTAGTGGACGACCGCCAGCGTGCCGTCCGCCTTCAGCTCCACGCGGTCCGCGTCCCCGCTCTTGAAGATGGAGGGGTCCTTGGGTTGGCCCGGTGGCTTGTAGAACTCGCCCTCGCAGCCGGGCCGGCCCTCGTAGCCGACGAAGACGACGCCCGAGGGGCCGCCGGTCACCGCCGTCACCTTGAGGTAGCGCTGCTCGGGCAGCGGGTCCTTGCCCTTCCACGCACCCCACGGGTGCAACCCGTCCGCGAGGGTGAAGCACTGAAAGGTGCTGGCACCGGCGCGCACCAGGCACAGGCCGTCCTCGCCACCCGCGACCCAGAGGTTTCCACCCTCGTCCTGGGTGACACCCAGCACTTCGCGAGGGCCGCCCTCGGCGGTGCCCAGGAAGCGCCAGCCGCTCGCGTCCGGAGGAAGCGCGGGACCTGTCGCGGGGCCCGCGTCCGGTGCGCCCGCGTCGGGCTCACCCGCGTCCGGGACTTCCTCCTCGGGTGGCACTCCCGCGTCGACGGGCCCCGCATCCTCTGGGGTGGGGAGCCCCGCGTCGGGGACCTCCTCCTCCTGCTCGGCGAGGGGCGGCGGCTGTGTCTTCGCGCTCTCCTTGCAGCCGAAGAGCAGCAGTGTGCCCAGCAATCCCAACCACCACCCGCCGCGTCGATGCTCGCGCATGGCCTCACCGCCTCCGACGTCCATGGGCGAACGTCACTCAGGGTTTGTCTGGACTCATAGGCAAGCCGGGTGCCAGTGGATGAAGACCCGTGAGGACAGGCGGGACGCCTGTCTGGGTGACGTCTGGGGTTGGGAAGTGTTGCACCCATTACACCCGGGGTGGGTGTTGCGCTAGGGTTTGCCGGGTCTCGAGGGGGAGTCCCGCATGCCCAAATACGTCGGTGAGCTGGGGGAGAACCGGCTGTTTCAGAAGAAGGACCTGGCTGGCTTCTATTACGTCGCCCGGCTGCTCCTGGATGAAGCCAGGTCGCTCGGCGGAGAGTTCCTCTTCGTCGGCCTGGGGCGCAGTCCCGTGGTGGTGACGGAGTTCCTCCGTCAGCTCTTCGAAATCGAGGCGGTCGACTTCCCGCTCAGCATCGAGACCACCAAGAAGGAATACGAGGAGGGCAAGCGCGAGGTCCCCTACGACGAGTCGATGTCGAACTACATCGAGAAGTATCTCCCCAGGAAGGAGCTCAAGGGGCGCAAGCTGGTCCTCATCGACTACGTGGACTCGGGTTACTCCCTCATGAGCGCGCAGGCCTTGATGGAGGTCCACCTGGAGAAGGTGGGGCTGCATGAGGAGGCCCAACACGTCTACATCGCGCCGCTGACGGAGCTGGAGAAGTTCCTCCAGCACGACAAGTCCGTCCTCAAGAAGTTCAGCCCCGATGTCAGCGCCGCGCACCGGCTGCTCAAGGTGCTCAAGGCCACCATCGACAAGGAGCCCTTCGCGAAGTTCCCTCGGACGTCGGAGGCCTTCATCCGGGCGGGGAAGTTCCCTGTCTCCGATGATGTGGTCGAGCAGCGGCTCCGGGCCGTCATGAAGCTGGCCATCCAGCACCTGGGGGAGAACGAGAAGGGGGCGCTCGAGAAGCTCGAGCTGGCCTACAAGGCGTCCGGGAAGCTCCTGTTGAAGAATGACGACGACAACCAGAACTGGTTCAGGCTCCGGAAGAATCCGGGCCGGACGCTCGAGAAGACCTTCTCGTTCTTCCCCACGAACCCGAACATGCGCCGGAGCGACTCGGACAAGCAGCACCTGAACTACCGCTACAGCCGGCTCTCCTCCGAGGAGTATGGCATCCCCGACGGGGTCGTCTCCTATGGCTTCGGACAAGCCCAGGGCTACGTGTCCCGCCACCCCGTCCAGGCGACGGTCGGAGCCATCCTGTCCATCCTGGCGATGCTCTACATCTTCATGTTGTTCAAGGGGCTGTTCGCGGTGGCGCCGGTCTTGGACAACTCCGACCGCATCACGGAACTCTGAGGGGAAACGTCATTCATGTCCGCCATCCTTCGCTACCGTTTCTCCAACATCGACGCGCTCGTGGACCGGATGTTCGACCCGCAGGTCCGCGAGCCCAAGCAATACATCGCGTCCGCGACGAAGGTGGCGGACTCGGATGCGTGTGACAGCCAGGTCGCCGCGCTGTGGATGATGGACCCGGTGGACCTGGAGTTGATGTTGAGCACGTTGATGGCGGGGTGGATGGACCCGGAGGACACGCACGGGAGTTGTCCGGCGTCGGACCGGAAGTTCCTCAAGTTCCTCGCGGACTACGTGCGCGACAACGACATGACGCTGTGGGTGCCACACGTCATCAAGAAGAGCACCTTCGTCAACGTGGCCAAGGGCGTCACGTACCATGCGCCGCGCTACCGCATCGACGCGTGGCGGCAGTACCGCCTGGTGGGCCCGGATGACGAGACGCCCTGGAACACGGAGAACGTCCGGCGCCTGTTGATGTTGTTCGCGGCGGGGGCGCACTTCGTCGTCCTCCACAACTACGGAGACACGAAGATTGTCAGCGAGGACTTCTACACCGCCTTCGGCAAGAGCTTTGGCTCATGGACGCCGTGGGGCGGGATGAAGAACACGGCCATCGGCCACAGCCATTATCGCTACCACCACCCCTCGAAGGGGCCCGTCCCGTCATTGGGGACGGCGTATGCCTATCCCTATGTCTCGGGGGAGCTCGCGCCCACGAGTGACTGTCCCTTCATCTGCTCGCTCGTCGTCGATACGACGGATTGGAAGAGCAAGAGCATCATCGACGGCGACGTCGAGTACTTCGACTACAACTCCTTCTTCCAGCTCGAGGGCTGGCCCGGGACGTATGTGAAGGGGGTGCTGGGGCTCAAGGGGCGCCACGGCAAGGACTTCGCCTTGCACCAGGCGACGCTGTGGAACATCTCCACCTACGGCCTGTGCCCCTACAGCGAGAAGCGGAGCACGCCCATCTTCCTGGCGCCGGCGAAGTACCGCTTCCAGTTGGACCCCTACGGGATGCGCATGCCGAAGTTCGCGGGGGCGCGCGAGGTGCAGAGCTGGTGGCGGAAGGAGGCCATCACCCCGGCGAAGTCGGAAATCCTCTACGCGAAGTGAGTCAGGGGGTGCCTTGGGCCTCGGGGGTCCCTCGGGCGCGGGTTCCCGGGCCTCGCGCGGAGGCGTCCGTGTCCGCGTAGCCCGTCAGCTCCACGTAGCCGCGGCCCTTCACCGGCTGGCCCTCGCGCGTGCCGTCCAGGCCCACCGCGCCCTCCCAGTAGCGCACGCTCACCACCAGCTCCTGGTCCGAGACCTTGGGGGTCGCCGTGAGCTCCAGGCCCAGCTTCGCCACGCGCAGCTTCCAGCGGGAGGGATACACGCCGCCGCGAGGACTCTTCCAGGTGTCGAGCACGGTCAGCTCCACGTCCTCGCGCTTCAGGTGCAGGGGAGACGGGTCCGCGGCGCTCGCGGGAGGCACCCACGTGCCCGAGCTGAACGCATCCACCGTCCCGTCCTCGTGACGGAGCTGGTAGTACATCAGCTCGCTTCCGTCCGAGAGCTGGAGCGAGAACCAATCCCAGCCCACCTGGCCCTTGCCCAGCGCGCTGGTGCTCCACTCGCGGTCCATCCAGCTCTCGCCCGTCACCGCGTATGTCTGTCCATCCCGCTTCACCGTGCCTTGCGAGGGCATGCGCGTCATCGAGTAGTAGTAGGACGCGTTGCCCGGCTCCGCGCTCTTCTGGCTCAGGCCCCGGTCGCCTTCGAGCACGGGCGCCTTGCCGGGCTCCAGCAGCAGCTCCAGGGTGACGTCCTTCGTCCGGGCGCGCAGCCGCACGGGCCACATGCCTTCACCGACGCTCGTGGCCTCCCAGTCCTCCAGCCACACCTTGAACGGCTGGGCGGCGGCACCCGCGAGCCCCATCGCTTCCCGGCTGTAGCGCTCCGCGGCGTGAAACGTCCCCGCCGAGACATCCGTCACCGTGAAGTGGCCCAGATACACCTGCCGCGCTCCCCACGCCGATGCGCGCGCGGGGACGTCGGGAGTCAGCGCGTTGCGGAACAAGGTGAATTGATATCCGAACGCGCGCCCGTCCGACGTCTCCAGGTTGCCGGTCCAGTACCACCACTCGGTGCGGAACTCGGGATGGGGACCGTGGTCCTCGGGGAAGTGGAAGGTGCGTGGCTCGAAGGCTCGCGCGTAGCCCTCCATGCTCCGGGTTCCGCTGCCCATGGCCCGGGCCACCGTGAGGGTACCTCCGCGGTTGAGCGCGGGCGGCTGGGTTTCACGCGTGACGAGCCAGGCCGCGACAGACAGCGCGGCCAGCGCGACCACGGTTCCGATGACGAGTCCTCGGCCGTTGCTCATGGCGTCACTCCTCCCTCAACGCGAGCGCGGGGTTGGCGCGCGCCATCTTCCACGCGGGATAGAGCCCCGCGAGCGCGGCGGCCACCAACGCGAGCAGCAAGGCCTGCCCCAGTGTTTCAGGCGACACGGCGAGCCGCA is part of the Myxococcus landrumus genome and encodes:
- a CDS encoding cell envelope biogenesis protein TolA, whose protein sequence is MIHETINSEVTDVMAPSDLGLASAVSASTRKSPSRKRRAAKKGARRTGARAKKTSSRRSSTRKTSARGKTTARKASRKKVAAGGARRGARKATTRRAAAAGRTARKGTSRKVTTARGGARKGARKTTRRTTRR
- the glpK gene encoding glycerol kinase GlpK → MPKAKYVLALDQGTTGTHVSILDSKLKVVGRSYKEFTQHFPKPSWVEHDLDEIWSTSEWCIARALKDAGLHGRDISAVGITNQRETTGLWSRDSGKPLHRAIVWQDRRTSEMCRRLKERGVETRVRDITGLVVDPYFSGTKLTWFFEHLKGARARAERGDVCFGTIDTWLVYKLTGGTAHVTDVSNASRTMLMDLKTLQWSDEMRSLLSVPGACLPQIRGSAEVYGTTRGMRSLPDGVPVAGMAGDQQAALFGQACFEPGESKCTYGTGAFLLMNTGTELVRSSAGLLTTVAWRLGGTGTTTYALEGSSFIAGAAVQWLRDGLKIIKRAPDIEALAASVKDSGDVVFVPALAGLGAPHWRPEARGLFAGMDRSTTVAHMARAVLEGIALQIHDLAEAMRRDSGRDIPVFKADGGAAANNLLMQYQADLLGVPVVRPRNLETTSLGAAFLGGLGAGVWDSPDAIRRAWKADKVFKPKMKADARERHLSKWKRAVERA
- a CDS encoding lipocalin-like domain-containing protein, which encodes MSNGRGLVIGTVVALAALSVAAWLVTRETQPPALNRGGTLTVARAMGSGTRSMEGYARAFEPRTFHFPEDHGPHPEFRTEWWYWTGNLETSDGRAFGYQFTLFRNALTPDVPARASAWGARQVYLGHFTVTDVSAGTFHAAERYSREAMGLAGAAAQPFKVWLEDWEATSVGEGMWPVRLRARTKDVTLELLLEPGKAPVLEGDRGLSQKSAEPGNASYYYSMTRMPSQGTVKRDGQTYAVTGESWMDREWSTSALGKGQVGWDWFSLQLSDGSELMYYQLRHEDGTVDAFSSGTWVPPASAADPSPLHLKREDVELTVLDTWKSPRGGVYPSRWKLRVAKLGLELTATPKVSDQELVVSVRYWEGAVGLDGTREGQPVKGRGYVELTGYADTDASARGPGTRARGTPEAQGTP
- a CDS encoding 4a-hydroxytetrahydrobiopterin dehydratase — translated: MATQLTQLTPEALQSFLAQHPEWKHEGGMIRRTFEAPSFLAGIAFVERVAHAAERADHHPDIDIRWRKVTLALVTHDAGGLTSRDTSLAAEADRLFDEVNPQK